From the Solanum lycopersicum chromosome 10, SLM_r2.1 genome, one window contains:
- the LOC101265076 gene encoding transcription factor DUO1-like produces MQGRRSSCSYHRYDFDDDFDEIKKGSWKEEEDEVLINHVKKYGPRDWSSIRSKGLLQRTGKSCRLRWVNKLRPNLKNGVKFSGEEERTVIELQGQFGNKWARIATYLSGRTDNDVKNFWSSRQKRLARILRTSQNNTTRTCASPLILEAPKLSSSKEHEESLSKSQSCSSSYIDNSDHMMNQVHVPLEDLVMTPNSIAFEPNMLMHHQLHIRSATTNPNDEKKLGIIESSHIPTHDDDFALPLENQEFSIMPNFIDVLGHGFDNVEIPYVNRQIEKPLTPDSFIDDFPLDMFEHIEPLQSPSQW; encoded by the exons atgcAAGGAAGAAGATCATCATGTTCATATCATCGTTATGATTTTGatgatgattttgatgaaataaagaaaggatcttggaaagaagaagaagatgaagtgcTTATAAATCATGTTAAGAAATATGGTCCAAGAGATTGGAGCTCCATTCGATCCAAAGGCCTTTTGCAACGTACTGGAAAATCTTGTCGTCTTCGTTGGGTCAATAAACTTAGACCTAacttaaaaaa tggagtgaaattttctgGAGAAGAAGAAAGGACAGTGATTGAACTACAAGGACAATTTGGGAATAAATGGGCAAGAATTGCTACATATTTATCGGGGCGAACTGATAATGATGTGAAGAATTTTTGGAGTAGTCGACAGAAAAGGTTGGCTAGGATTTTACGAACATCCCAAAATAACACCACTCGAACTTGTGCTTCTCCACTAATATTAGAG gCACCTAAATTGAGCTCATCAAAAGAACATGAAGAATCATTGTCCAAGTCACAATCTTGCTCATCATCCTATATTGACAACTCTGACCACATGATGAACCAAGTTCATGTCCCCTTGGAAGATTTAGTGATGACTCCAAATTCAATTGCTTTTGAACCAAACATGCTTATGCATCATCAACTTCACATCAGGAGTGCTACTACTAATCCTAATGATGAGAAGAAACTTGGAATCATAGAATCTTCACATATCCCAACTCATGATGATGACTTTGCTTTGCCACTAGAAAATCAAGAATTTTCCATCATGCCTAACTTCATTGATGTTTTGGGACATGGATTTGATAATGTGGAAATACCATATGTGAACAGACAAATTGAGAAGCCACTTACTCCGGATAGCTTCATTGATGACTTCCCTTTGGATATGTTTGAACATATTGAACCTCTACAAAGTCCATCTCAAtggtga